From a single Capsicum annuum cultivar UCD-10X-F1 chromosome 12, UCD10Xv1.1, whole genome shotgun sequence genomic region:
- the LOC107851612 gene encoding uncharacterized protein LOC107851612, producing MCIKVKLKILCKCLSYICISWPIMTVVLTCALLVKLPKVYSVRYIVGSRFGWTTINKVNYTNRVKGKYFYRGDSLWVSKGTPHLLGRACAVSSLRLVFRNTYKHVTRRHLLWIQTRWLFTLELLRMPAFHLISLHGLIIHHSRLSSSIWLIHAVEVCTAR from the exons ATGTGTATTAAGGTAAAGTTAAAGATTTTGTGTAAATGTTTGAGCTACATCTGCATTTCTTGGCCGATAATGACGGTGGTGCTAACATGTGCCCTGCTGGTTAAGCTGCCTAAAGTGTACTCAGTTCGTTACATTGTGGGATCGAGATTCGGTTGGACTACCATCAATAAGGTCAATTACACCAATAGGGTGAAGGGAAAATATTTCTACAGGGGCGACTCTCTCT GGGTATCTAAGGGGACACCACACTTGCTGGGAAGAGCTTGTGCTGTATCATCTTTAAGACTCGTGTTCCG gaatacatataaacatgtgaCCAGAAGGCATTTGTTGTGGATACAAACCCGCTGGCTGTTCACATTAGAATTGTTGAGGATGCCAGCCTTCCATCTGATTTCCTTGCATGGTCTGATTATTCATCATAGCAGGTTGTCCAGTAGTATTTGGCTGATACATGCCGTTGAGGTATGTACCGCCCGCTAG